In Bradyrhizobium sp. 1(2017), one DNA window encodes the following:
- a CDS encoding acetyl-CoA carboxylase biotin carboxyl carrier protein subunit, whose amino-acid sequence MPEIKIVTEVAGRICSTPVQVGGTVADGDDVVVVEAMKMEIPVSSPASGTITSLLVKLDDVVAEGQAIAIITN is encoded by the coding sequence ATGCCAGAAATTAAGATCGTCACGGAGGTCGCGGGTCGCATCTGCTCAACTCCCGTGCAAGTTGGAGGAACCGTTGCGGATGGCGACGACGTTGTGGTGGTCGAAGCGATGAAGATGGAGATACCGGTTTCCTCGCCCGCGAGCGGCACGATCACATCGCTTCTGGTGAAGCTCGACGACGTCGTTGCCGAGGGACAGGCCATCGCGATCATCACGAATTAA
- a CDS encoding IclR family transcriptional regulator → MGRRSERLSKQGALAGDAGEGDVIQVVSRAFDVLRCFEGHDSRLGNLEISNRCGLPRSTVSRLTHTLTRMGQLVYLPRDQKYRIGPSAVAMSASMMKGAQLRSMIRQRLQELAEQLPGTVGFVVPDRFHLVYLQFARSASALGLHEGTGSRISMASTAAGAAYTAALAPEVGDAFIADMEREAPEAAKILKPRIEANRQSLRERGYVVACGLWSPHINGLAVPIWSPQYQTFVVITIGLLSAMYDEQRLHDEVAPLMLTLGRSLGSLMEGAEGDVFNNRISRKPVAMAVHNNNKPINSEGVNELEAGTRRARPARSLRAGDGRR, encoded by the coding sequence ATGGGACGACGATCGGAGCGGTTGAGTAAGCAAGGCGCGCTCGCTGGCGACGCCGGTGAGGGTGATGTCATCCAGGTGGTGTCGCGCGCGTTCGACGTGTTGCGATGCTTCGAGGGCCACGATAGCAGGCTCGGCAATCTCGAGATCTCAAATCGCTGCGGTCTGCCGCGTTCGACGGTGTCGCGGCTCACGCACACGCTGACCCGCATGGGCCAGCTCGTCTACCTGCCGCGCGATCAGAAGTATCGCATCGGCCCGAGCGCGGTGGCGATGAGCGCCTCGATGATGAAGGGCGCGCAGCTGCGCAGCATGATCCGGCAGCGGCTGCAGGAGCTCGCCGAGCAGCTTCCCGGCACGGTCGGATTCGTCGTGCCCGATCGCTTCCATCTCGTCTATCTCCAGTTTGCGCGCTCGGCGAGTGCGCTCGGCCTGCACGAAGGCACCGGCAGCCGCATTTCGATGGCTTCGACTGCAGCAGGCGCGGCTTACACTGCTGCCCTGGCGCCCGAGGTCGGCGATGCCTTCATCGCGGACATGGAGCGGGAAGCCCCCGAGGCTGCGAAGATCCTCAAGCCCCGCATCGAGGCCAACCGGCAGTCGCTGCGCGAGCGCGGTTACGTCGTGGCCTGCGGCCTGTGGAGCCCGCACATCAACGGCCTCGCGGTGCCGATCTGGTCGCCGCAATATCAGACCTTCGTGGTGATCACGATCGGTCTGCTCTCGGCGATGTATGACGAGCAGCGCCTGCATGACGAAGTCGCCCCGCTGATGCTCACGCTCGGTCGCTCGCTCGGCAGCCTGATGGAGGGCGCCGAGGGCGACGTCTTCAACAACCGTATTTCGCGTAAGCCGGTCGCAATGGCCGTGCACAACAATAACAAGCCGATCAACTCGGAGGGAGTGAATGAACTGGAAGCCGGAACTCGACGAGCTCGCCCGGCGCGAAGCCTTCGCGCGGGAGATGGGCGGCGTTGA